The proteins below are encoded in one region of Oryzias melastigma strain HK-1 linkage group LG7, ASM292280v2, whole genome shotgun sequence:
- the LOC112159742 gene encoding transmembrane and death domain protein 1 isoform X2, with the protein MKVWKMLVFFWMFLPQSWTSGEDTVAEDISVHQLERLVELLTFKECEDLLVALSNPEENIFQHLHLLSPENNPLGLQPRAKRDTSSAADDETQCRTALTGWIVENGERTYYDRLSRALQHIGRTDIAIVREATRTHQRAHQRASNRAGNDLPGPDLVQQGLSAVVVPFLYGALLAIGVTLLAAFLFFIILKRPERSRCLPAIWKKGQS; encoded by the exons ATGAAGGTCTGGAAAATGCTGGTCTTTTTTTGGATGTTTCTGCCACAGTCCTGGACGTCTGGAGAGGACACAG TGGCAGAGGACATCAGTGTGCATCAGCTGGAACGTTTAGTGGAGCTGCTGACATTTAAGGAGTGCGAGGACCTCCTGGTGGCCCTGTCAAACCCAGaggagaacattttccagcACCTCCATCTCCTATCGCCAGAAAACAATCCATTAGGTCTTCAACCTCGAGCCAAGAGAGACACGTCTTCTGCAGCAG ATGATGAGACTCAATGTCGAACAGCCCTGACAGGCTGGATAGTGGAGAACGGCGAGAGGACTTACTACGACAGACTTTCTCGCGCCTTGCAGCACATCGGCAGAACAGACATAGCCAttg TGAGAGAAGCCACAAGAACCCATCAGCGTGCACATCAGAGGGCCTCAAACAGAGCAG GAAATGATCTGCCAGGGCCTGACCTGGTTCAACAGGGCCTTTCAGCTGTGGTCGTGCCATTTCTGTATGGCGCACTTCTGGCAATAGGAGTCACCTTGCTCGCAGCGTTCCTCTTCTTCATCATTCTGAAAAGACCTGAGCGAAGCCGTTGCCTCCCAGCAATTTGGAAGAAGGGTCAAAGTTGA
- the LOC112159742 gene encoding transmembrane and death domain protein 1 isoform X1: MKVWKMLVFFWMFLPQSWTSGEDTVAEDISVHQLERLVELLTFKECEDLLVALSNPEENIFQHLHLLSPENNPLGLQPRAKRDTSSAADDETQCRTALTGWIVENGERTYYDRLSRALQHIGRTDIAIEVGKNINQDKALSLKRYVEDYHKYVMSLNLPSVREATRTHQRAHQRASNRAGNDLPGPDLVQQGLSAVVVPFLYGALLAIGVTLLAAFLFFIILKRPERSRCLPAIWKKGQS; encoded by the exons ATGAAGGTCTGGAAAATGCTGGTCTTTTTTTGGATGTTTCTGCCACAGTCCTGGACGTCTGGAGAGGACACAG TGGCAGAGGACATCAGTGTGCATCAGCTGGAACGTTTAGTGGAGCTGCTGACATTTAAGGAGTGCGAGGACCTCCTGGTGGCCCTGTCAAACCCAGaggagaacattttccagcACCTCCATCTCCTATCGCCAGAAAACAATCCATTAGGTCTTCAACCTCGAGCCAAGAGAGACACGTCTTCTGCAGCAG ATGATGAGACTCAATGTCGAACAGCCCTGACAGGCTGGATAGTGGAGAACGGCGAGAGGACTTACTACGACAGACTTTCTCGCGCCTTGCAGCACATCGGCAGAACAGACATAGCCAttg aagTGGGGAAGAACATTAACCAGGACAAAGCCTTGAGCTTGAAGCGCTACGTTGAGGATTACCATAAATATGTAATGTCTTTGAACCTCCCATCAGTGAGAGAAGCCACAAGAACCCATCAGCGTGCACATCAGAGGGCCTCAAACAGAGCAG GAAATGATCTGCCAGGGCCTGACCTGGTTCAACAGGGCCTTTCAGCTGTGGTCGTGCCATTTCTGTATGGCGCACTTCTGGCAATAGGAGTCACCTTGCTCGCAGCGTTCCTCTTCTTCATCATTCTGAAAAGACCTGAGCGAAGCCGTTGCCTCCCAGCAATTTGGAAGAAGGGTCAAAGTTGA